A window of Rufibacter sp. LB8 contains these coding sequences:
- a CDS encoding DNA gyrase/topoisomerase IV subunit A: MLNEELENENNLELGTELAADEVIHDITSVSGLYENWFLDYASYVILERAVPALEDGFKPVQRRIMHAMKEMDDGRFNKVANVIGQTMQYHPHGDASIGDAIVNLGQKDLLIETQGNWGDVRTGDSAAAPRYIEARLTKFALDVVFNGQTTEWQLSYDGRKNEPVTLPVKFPLLLAQGVEGIAVGLSTKIMPHNFRELIKGSIDVLKGRQTTLLPDFPTGGLADFTNYNGGGRGGKIRLRATIEKVDKSLLVIKDVPYGTTTTALMESIVKASENNKIKIKKVVDNTAAAVEIQVHIPPGISPDLTIDALYAFTDCEVSISPNTCVIIEDKPRFLNVDELLRMSTVKTVRLLERELEIRMGELEDKWHQSSLEKIFIENRIYRDIEECETWEAVLQAIDEGLNPFKPLLRREVTQEDIIRLTEIKIKRISKFDAFKADEFIRKLEDEMAEVADNLANLTRYAISYFEGLLAKYGKGKERKTQIRTFDVVSAQKVAVANQKLYVNRKDGFVGYGLKKDDNVEMVCECSDMDDIIAIRKDGKFMVSRISDKLFMGKDIIHLGVYNKNDEHMVYNMIYVDGKTGISFAKRFAVTSITRDKEYDLTKGEKNSKVVYLTANPNSESELVTITLQPASTARVKQFDFDFAELLIKGKGSQGNIVTKHPIKKVTQKALGESTRGGREIYYDEVIGRLNTENRGRYLGSFNTDDNILVIYKDGSYELTSFELSNHYDVANIEVIHKFSPELVVSAVYTDGETKITYVKRFVVETSTIGKRFIFISEAKGSKLLAATVNPEPKAEIKFQRDKKSEKESEVLLLNEFIDVKGWRANGNKLNYYKIFSITIEQPETKEPIKSKNGIKAVKNSKVEAIFIPKIEPSFSSGDEVILDLQREQPLEVASVESEQIGEPEKAPKKEKRQLNLF, translated from the coding sequence ATGCTTAACGAAGAATTGGAAAACGAGAATAACTTAGAACTGGGAACTGAACTAGCCGCTGATGAAGTCATCCATGACATCACGTCGGTTTCTGGGCTCTATGAAAACTGGTTTCTGGACTACGCCTCTTATGTAATTCTGGAACGGGCCGTGCCTGCCCTGGAAGATGGTTTCAAACCAGTGCAGCGCCGCATCATGCACGCCATGAAAGAGATGGACGATGGCCGTTTCAACAAAGTGGCCAACGTGATTGGGCAGACCATGCAGTACCACCCGCACGGTGACGCGTCTATTGGCGATGCCATTGTGAACCTGGGCCAGAAAGACTTACTGATTGAAACCCAGGGAAACTGGGGCGACGTGCGTACCGGTGACAGCGCGGCGGCCCCGCGTTACATTGAGGCGCGTTTGACTAAGTTTGCTTTGGACGTGGTGTTCAATGGCCAAACCACTGAGTGGCAATTGAGCTATGACGGCCGCAAGAACGAACCGGTGACCTTGCCAGTGAAATTCCCGTTGCTGCTCGCGCAAGGCGTGGAAGGTATTGCCGTGGGCTTGTCCACCAAGATCATGCCCCACAACTTCCGGGAATTGATCAAAGGCTCCATTGACGTGCTGAAAGGCAGACAAACCACTTTATTGCCTGACTTCCCAACGGGCGGGTTGGCGGACTTCACCAATTACAACGGTGGGGGCAGAGGCGGTAAAATCAGGCTGCGCGCCACCATTGAGAAAGTTGACAAGTCCTTGCTGGTGATCAAAGATGTGCCTTACGGTACCACCACCACCGCTTTGATGGAATCTATTGTCAAGGCCAGCGAGAACAACAAAATCAAGATCAAGAAAGTGGTGGATAATACCGCCGCTGCTGTTGAAATTCAGGTGCACATTCCGCCCGGAATTTCACCTGACTTGACCATTGACGCGCTGTATGCCTTTACAGACTGTGAGGTGTCCATTTCGCCCAACACCTGCGTGATCATTGAAGACAAACCCCGTTTCTTGAACGTGGACGAACTCCTGCGCATGTCAACGGTGAAAACCGTGCGGTTGCTGGAGCGCGAGTTGGAGATACGCATGGGCGAGCTTGAAGACAAATGGCACCAGAGCAGCTTGGAGAAGATCTTCATTGAGAACCGCATCTACCGAGACATTGAGGAGTGTGAGACCTGGGAAGCCGTGTTGCAAGCCATTGATGAAGGCTTGAACCCGTTCAAACCCTTGCTTCGCCGCGAGGTTACCCAGGAAGATATCATCCGCCTGACGGAAATCAAAATCAAGCGCATCTCTAAGTTTGACGCCTTTAAGGCAGATGAATTTATTAGAAAGCTGGAAGACGAGATGGCTGAAGTGGCCGATAATCTGGCGAACCTGACACGCTACGCCATTAGTTATTTTGAGGGCTTGTTGGCCAAATATGGCAAAGGCAAAGAGCGCAAAACCCAAATCAGAACATTTGATGTGGTGTCGGCGCAGAAGGTGGCGGTGGCCAACCAGAAGTTGTACGTGAACCGCAAAGATGGTTTTGTGGGGTATGGCCTCAAGAAAGACGACAATGTGGAAATGGTGTGTGAATGTTCAGACATGGACGACATCATTGCCATTAGGAAGGATGGCAAATTTATGGTGAGCCGCATTTCTGATAAACTTTTCATGGGGAAAGATATCATCCACCTAGGGGTCTATAACAAGAATGACGAGCACATGGTCTACAACATGATCTATGTAGATGGTAAAACCGGCATTTCCTTCGCGAAGCGCTTTGCCGTGACGTCCATCACTCGTGACAAAGAGTATGATTTGACCAAAGGCGAGAAAAACTCCAAAGTGGTGTACCTGACGGCCAACCCTAACTCTGAATCTGAACTGGTGACCATTACTTTGCAACCGGCCAGTACCGCCAGAGTGAAACAGTTCGACTTTGACTTCGCTGAATTACTGATCAAGGGCAAAGGTTCTCAGGGGAATATTGTGACCAAGCACCCAATCAAGAAAGTAACTCAGAAAGCCTTGGGTGAATCAACCCGTGGCGGACGTGAAATCTACTATGATGAAGTGATTGGCCGTTTGAACACCGAAAACAGAGGTCGTTACTTGGGTTCGTTTAATACCGACGACAACATTCTGGTGATTTACAAAGACGGGTCTTATGAACTGACTTCGTTTGAGTTGTCTAACCATTATGACGTGGCCAATATTGAGGTGATTCACAAGTTCTCCCCAGAGTTGGTAGTGTCGGCGGTGTACACAGACGGCGAAACCAAGATTACCTATGTAAAGCGTTTTGTAGTGGAGACCAGTACCATAGGCAAGCGGTTTATCTTCATCAGTGAAGCCAAAGGCTCAAAACTGCTGGCCGCCACGGTGAACCCAGAACCTAAGGCAGAGATTAAATTCCAACGGGATAAAAAATCTGAGAAGGAATCTGAGGTGTTGCTTTTGAACGAGTTCATTGACGTGAAAGGCTGGCGGGCAAATGGGAACAAACTGAATTACTACAAGATTTTCAGCATCACCATTGAACAACCAGAGACCAAGGAGCCAATTAAAAGCAAAAATGGGATTAAAGCAGTAAAGAATAGTAAAGTAGAGGCAATATTTATTCCTAAAATTGAGCCATCTTTTTCCAGTGGAGACGAAGTAATCCTTGATTTGCAGCGGGAACAACCATTAGAGGTAGCTTCCGTAGAAAGTGAACAAATTGGGGAACCTGAAAAAGCCCCTAAAAAAGAAAAAAGGCAACTCAATCTCTTTTAG
- a CDS encoding DNA topoisomerase IV subunit B — protein MAELTDVTYNEDSIRSLDWREHIRLRPGMYIGKLGDGSSPDDGIYILVKEVIDNSIDEHMMGHGRTIEVKISDHKVVVRDYGRGIPLGKVIDCVSKINTGGKYDSRAFQKSVGLNGVGTKAVNALSAQFKIQSVRDGKTKVAEFERGELVNDEPLQDTTQRNGTTTVFVPDDTIFKNYHFIPEFLENQIWNYVYLNAGLTIHFNGQKYLSENGLKDLLSRKIAEESMRYPIVHIKGEDIEFALTHGNDYGEEYYSFVNGQYTTQGGTHLAAFREAVVKTVREFYKKDYDATDIRGSIVAAVAIRVQEPVFESQTKTKLGSINMAHEGPTVRNFVNDYVKEHLDNYLHKNPTVADALRRRIEQSERERKDMAGIKKLANQRAKKANLHNKKLRDCRFHFAESKDLEKEALTTLFITEGDSASGSITKSRNVELEAVFSLRGKPLNCFGLKKKVVYENEEFNLLQHALNIEEGLEGLRYNRVVVATDADVDGMHIRLLLMTFFLQFFPDLVKNGHLYILETPLFRVRNKKETIYCYNEQEKQNAIRKLGKNPEITRFKGLGEISPEEFGKFIGDNIRLEPVIMGKTGENIQKMLSYFMGKNTPERQQFIIENLKIEKDIVEEVYA, from the coding sequence ATGGCTGAACTGACTGATGTTACCTACAACGAGGATAGTATACGTTCCTTAGACTGGCGTGAACACATCCGGCTGCGCCCGGGTATGTACATTGGCAAGCTAGGCGATGGCTCCTCTCCCGATGATGGGATTTACATTCTGGTGAAAGAGGTGATTGACAATTCCATTGATGAGCACATGATGGGGCATGGCCGCACCATTGAAGTCAAAATCTCTGACCACAAAGTGGTGGTGCGTGACTACGGCCGCGGCATTCCGCTGGGTAAGGTTATTGACTGCGTGAGCAAGATTAACACCGGTGGTAAGTATGACAGCCGCGCCTTCCAGAAATCGGTGGGCTTGAACGGCGTGGGAACCAAGGCGGTGAACGCTTTGTCGGCCCAGTTCAAGATTCAGTCGGTGCGTGACGGCAAAACCAAAGTAGCCGAGTTTGAGCGCGGCGAATTGGTGAACGACGAACCCCTGCAGGACACCACCCAGCGCAACGGGACCACCACGGTCTTCGTGCCAGATGACACCATTTTCAAGAATTACCATTTCATTCCGGAGTTCCTGGAAAACCAGATCTGGAACTACGTGTACCTCAACGCCGGCCTCACCATCCATTTTAACGGGCAGAAGTATTTGTCTGAAAACGGCTTGAAGGATTTGCTGAGCCGCAAGATTGCCGAGGAAAGCATGCGGTACCCTATCGTCCACATTAAAGGGGAGGATATTGAGTTCGCGCTCACCCACGGCAATGATTACGGCGAGGAGTATTATTCCTTCGTGAACGGACAGTATACCACCCAGGGCGGTACGCACCTGGCGGCTTTTAGAGAAGCTGTGGTGAAAACCGTGCGCGAGTTCTACAAGAAAGATTATGACGCCACAGATATAAGAGGTTCCATTGTGGCGGCTGTGGCTATACGCGTGCAGGAACCGGTGTTTGAAAGCCAGACCAAGACCAAACTGGGCTCCATTAACATGGCGCATGAAGGGCCCACCGTGCGGAACTTTGTGAATGACTATGTCAAAGAGCATCTAGACAATTACCTGCACAAGAACCCAACCGTGGCAGATGCCCTGCGTCGCCGCATTGAGCAAAGTGAGCGCGAGCGCAAAGACATGGCGGGCATTAAAAAGCTGGCCAACCAACGCGCCAAAAAAGCCAACCTGCACAACAAGAAACTGCGTGACTGCCGCTTCCACTTCGCGGAGAGCAAAGATTTAGAGAAAGAAGCCTTGACCACCTTGTTCATTACCGAAGGGGACTCGGCCTCAGGCTCTATCACCAAATCCCGCAACGTAGAGTTAGAGGCGGTGTTCAGTTTGCGCGGGAAACCGTTGAACTGTTTCGGGCTGAAAAAGAAAGTGGTCTATGAGAACGAGGAATTCAACCTGCTGCAACATGCTTTAAACATTGAAGAAGGCCTGGAAGGCTTGCGCTACAACCGCGTGGTAGTGGCAACAGATGCTGACGTGGACGGTATGCACATTCGGTTGCTGTTGATGACCTTCTTTTTGCAGTTCTTCCCAGACCTGGTGAAAAACGGACACTTGTACATCCTGGAAACGCCTTTGTTCCGGGTGCGCAACAAGAAAGAGACCATCTACTGCTACAACGAGCAGGAGAAGCAGAACGCTATCAGAAAATTGGGCAAAAACCCAGAAATTACGCGCTTTAAAGGGCTGGGTGAGATTTCACCGGAAGAGTTTGGCAAGTTCATTGGCGACAACATACGGCTGGAGCCGGTGATCATGGGCAAAACCGGCGAGAACATCCAGAAGATGCTGTCTTACTTTATGGGCAAGAACACGCCGGAGCGCCAGCAGTTTATCATTGAGAATCTCAAAATAGAGAAAGATATAGTAGAGGAGGTTTATGCTTAA
- a CDS encoding AI-2E family transporter, with protein sequence MELKIPSFAKYVLILLGLYLLLFFLQTFSSILIPLCFSALFALLLLPMTRVMERKLPRALAITICLVLVIIVLALLVWFLSSQLASFSEELKEINSKISMLIAKFQGFLQEQFGIKPTNKNEFLEKAMGTITQSGTAFLGSTISLTTGALTVFTLIPIYVFCMLYFRDHLRQFMFQFIANNRRGSLMDTVDNIQRVVQGYLSGLLIVICIVSVLNSVGLLVMGVEYAIFFGVLAAILTIIPYIGILIGALFPALFVLVDTGSIGQALIVVAIFGFVQFLEGNFITPYIVGSRVSINPFAAILALIIGGEIWGAPGMILSIPIIAILKVLFDAYEPLKPFGFLLSDVHQENKENKFLKKLKRQKNE encoded by the coding sequence ATGGAGCTAAAAATTCCCTCCTTCGCCAAGTACGTCCTGATTCTGCTGGGGCTGTATTTGCTCCTTTTTTTCCTGCAGACCTTTAGCTCCATTCTTATTCCTCTTTGTTTCTCGGCGCTGTTTGCCTTGCTCCTGCTGCCCATGACGCGCGTGATGGAGCGGAAACTGCCCAGGGCTTTGGCCATAACCATCTGCCTGGTGCTGGTGATCATAGTGCTGGCGCTGTTGGTTTGGTTTCTGTCTTCTCAGCTGGCTAGTTTCTCAGAGGAGTTAAAGGAAATCAACTCTAAAATCTCCATGCTCATTGCCAAGTTCCAGGGGTTCTTGCAGGAACAGTTCGGGATTAAGCCTACCAACAAAAATGAATTCCTGGAGAAAGCCATGGGCACCATTACGCAGAGCGGGACGGCTTTTTTGGGAAGCACCATTTCGTTGACCACCGGCGCACTTACCGTGTTCACGCTTATTCCCATTTACGTGTTCTGTATGCTCTATTTCAGAGACCACCTGCGCCAGTTCATGTTCCAGTTCATTGCCAACAACCGCCGCGGCTCACTCATGGACACTGTTGACAATATACAGCGCGTGGTGCAGGGCTATCTGTCGGGTTTGCTGATTGTGATCTGCATTGTGTCGGTACTCAACTCGGTGGGGCTGTTGGTCATGGGCGTGGAATATGCTATTTTCTTTGGCGTGCTGGCGGCCATTCTGACCATTATTCCTTACATAGGTATTCTGATTGGCGCGCTGTTCCCAGCGTTGTTTGTGCTGGTAGACACTGGTTCTATTGGGCAGGCGCTTATTGTGGTGGCTATCTTCGGGTTTGTGCAGTTTCTGGAAGGCAATTTCATCACGCCCTACATTGTAGGCTCCAGGGTGAGCATCAACCCATTTGCGGCCATTCTGGCCTTGATTATTGGCGGCGAAATCTGGGGCGCGCCCGGCATGATCCTTTCCATTCCCATCATCGCAATTCTCAAGGTGCTGTTTGACGCGTATGAACCGCTCAAGCCCTTCGGGTTTCTACTAAGTGACGTGCATCAGGAGAACAAAGAAAACAAGTTCCTTAAGAAACTCAAGCGTCAGAAAAATGAATAA
- a CDS encoding exonuclease domain-containing protein, whose protein sequence is MYAIIDIETTGSQPADDRITEIAIFIHDGEKVVDQFHSLINPGRSIPFFISQLTGITDDMVRDAPKFHEVARQIVQITEGNVFVAHNVRFDYSFVKKEFADLGFNFQRKTLCTVRLSRKLMPGLPSYSLGKLCQSIDIPLRMRHRAIGDAEATAVLFDRLLKIDADKVNADQDEKLGSAISREIKTSLLPPAISKEMVDALPLEAGVYYFHDETGEIIYVGKSKSIKKRIIQHFNIDYKSKKSVEFKNRIASISYERTGSELVALLFESDEIKKRKPYYNRAQRRSVFHSGIYSYIDQDGYLRLTFQKSRDAVPPLLTMANQFQAKNFLHSRVQKYNLCQKLCDLYKSNGACFDYQVHQCNGACVGKEAPEEYNKRVTEAMDAFKYDYGSFVVIGKGRSADEKSVVVVDNGRYLGFGYMDETFSATGLEDFKDVIKYYNDNKDTQQIIRGYLRTSHKDKVLIFD, encoded by the coding sequence GTGTACGCCATCATAGACATTGAAACTACCGGCAGTCAGCCCGCCGATGACCGGATTACCGAGATCGCCATTTTCATCCATGACGGAGAGAAAGTGGTGGACCAGTTCCATTCGCTCATTAACCCGGGCCGCTCCATTCCTTTCTTTATTTCGCAGCTCACCGGCATTACCGATGACATGGTGCGCGACGCGCCAAAGTTTCATGAAGTGGCCCGCCAGATTGTGCAGATCACCGAGGGCAATGTATTTGTGGCTCACAACGTGCGGTTTGACTATTCCTTCGTGAAAAAAGAGTTTGCGGATCTGGGTTTCAACTTCCAACGGAAAACTTTGTGTACGGTGCGCCTGAGCCGGAAACTGATGCCGGGCCTGCCTTCTTACAGTTTGGGCAAACTGTGCCAGAGCATTGACATTCCACTGCGCATGCGCCACCGCGCCATTGGCGACGCCGAGGCCACCGCCGTACTGTTTGACCGCCTGCTCAAGATTGACGCTGATAAAGTAAATGCAGATCAGGACGAAAAGCTGGGCTCCGCCATTTCCCGTGAAATCAAGACCTCGCTCCTGCCGCCGGCCATCAGCAAAGAAATGGTGGACGCGCTGCCGCTGGAGGCCGGCGTGTATTATTTCCATGATGAGACCGGCGAGATTATTTACGTGGGCAAAAGCAAAAGCATCAAAAAGCGCATCATTCAGCACTTTAACATTGATTACAAGAGCAAGAAATCTGTGGAGTTCAAGAACCGCATCGCCAGCATCAGTTATGAGCGAACGGGTTCTGAGTTGGTGGCCTTGCTGTTTGAGTCTGATGAAATCAAGAAACGGAAACCGTACTACAACCGTGCCCAGCGCCGCAGCGTGTTCCATTCCGGCATTTACTCGTATATAGACCAGGACGGTTATCTGCGGCTTACGTTTCAGAAATCAAGGGATGCGGTGCCGCCGCTGCTCACCATGGCCAACCAATTTCAGGCCAAGAATTTCCTGCACAGCCGCGTACAGAAATACAACCTCTGCCAGAAACTCTGCGATTTGTATAAGTCAAACGGCGCTTGTTTTGATTACCAGGTGCACCAGTGCAACGGCGCCTGCGTGGGAAAAGAGGCACCAGAAGAATACAACAAGCGCGTGACCGAAGCCATGGACGCCTTTAAATATGACTACGGTTCCTTTGTGGTGATTGGCAAAGGCCGCAGCGCCGACGAGAAATCTGTGGTGGTGGTAGACAACGGACGTTACCTGGGCTTTGGCTACATGGACGAAACGTTCAGCGCCACCGGTCTGGAGGATTTCAAGGATGTGATCAAATATTACAATGACAACAAAGACACGCAGCAGATTATACGCGGTTACCTCAGAACGTCGCACAAAGACAAAGTCTTGATTTTTGACTGA
- a CDS encoding DNA topoisomerase IB, translating to MEEPQNAESTGIDYKAFAEQAGLRYIPDTKPGFTRAQNGKKTEFLTAKGEKVTDAKILDRLTKLVIPPAWTNVWICPSPNGHIQVTGRDEKGRKQYMYHPQWNAVRSLNKFGRMRAFGKVLPTIREQIEKDLRLKKLEKRKILAIVVELLDHSFIRIGNKAYARENKSFGLTTLRDRHVKIVGDQLHLEFVGKKGVPHQISIKDKRLARLVKQCQDIPGYDLFQYYDENGQRQAVESGDVNEYLRELSGEEFTAKDFRTWGGTVLMVECLEQILDENPELEKEKSVKEAVKLVAKELGNTPTVCSKYYIHPEVTSLFKQDKLIDYLRKHDAKKKKEQPHLSRTEEFVIRMLETLEKDAA from the coding sequence ATGGAAGAACCCCAAAACGCCGAATCAACCGGCATTGACTATAAAGCCTTCGCCGAGCAGGCGGGCCTGCGCTATATACCAGACACCAAACCTGGTTTCACCAGAGCGCAGAATGGTAAAAAAACCGAATTCCTCACCGCCAAAGGCGAAAAAGTAACCGATGCCAAAATACTGGACCGCCTGACAAAACTGGTGATTCCGCCCGCCTGGACCAATGTCTGGATCTGTCCTTCGCCGAACGGGCACATACAGGTCACGGGCCGGGATGAGAAAGGCCGCAAGCAATACATGTACCATCCGCAATGGAATGCGGTGCGCAGTTTAAACAAGTTTGGGCGCATGCGGGCCTTCGGGAAGGTGTTGCCCACCATTAGAGAGCAGATTGAGAAAGACCTGCGGCTGAAGAAACTGGAGAAACGCAAGATTCTGGCCATTGTGGTGGAGTTGCTGGACCATTCTTTCATTAGAATCGGGAACAAAGCCTATGCCAGGGAAAACAAATCCTTCGGGCTCACCACGCTGCGCGACCGCCATGTGAAGATTGTAGGTGACCAGTTGCACCTGGAATTTGTGGGGAAGAAAGGCGTGCCGCACCAAATCAGCATCAAAGACAAACGGCTGGCCCGCCTGGTGAAACAATGCCAGGACATTCCGGGGTATGATTTGTTTCAGTACTATGATGAAAACGGCCAGCGGCAAGCTGTGGAATCTGGTGATGTGAACGAATACCTTCGGGAGTTGAGCGGGGAGGAGTTTACGGCCAAAGATTTCAGGACCTGGGGCGGCACCGTGCTCATGGTAGAATGCCTGGAGCAGATTCTAGACGAAAACCCCGAACTGGAGAAAGAGAAATCTGTGAAGGAAGCCGTGAAATTGGTGGCCAAAGAATTGGGAAACACGCCCACCGTCTGCAGCAAATATTACATTCACCCGGAAGTGACCAGCCTGTTCAAGCAAGACAAGCTCATTGATTACCTGCGCAAGCACGACGCCAAAAAGAAAAAGGAGCAGCCCCACTTATCCCGCACCGAGGAATTTGTGATAAGAATGTTGGAAACCCTGGAGAAGGACGCTGCTTAA
- a CDS encoding M48 family metalloprotease: MNASFFKPTYVGLLALLLSLASCGGDKNGDLVLFGIEEDLKLGQQVANQVDSTYRAKGQLLDRNSSDPKIKNAYAHLDKIVERLLNSGAVSYEDEFPWKVTIIQDPATQNAFATPGGHIYVFTGLINYLDTEDQLAGVLGHEIAHADKRHSIKQLQKQHGMAFIMNLFLGENAGQLETIVAQLAGQMAGLKFSRDYERESDNFSVEYLAGTNYYACDGAAGFFQKMQTLEQKGTPPEFISTHPSPGNRVQDIQAKAQTQGCQREAAANTGYQQFKRNLGL, from the coding sequence ATGAACGCATCCTTCTTCAAACCTACCTACGTTGGGCTATTGGCTCTACTTCTTTCCCTGGCTTCCTGCGGTGGCGATAAAAACGGGGACCTTGTCTTGTTTGGCATTGAAGAAGACTTGAAACTTGGCCAACAGGTGGCTAACCAGGTAGACTCCACGTACCGCGCCAAAGGCCAACTCCTGGACCGAAACTCTTCTGACCCCAAGATCAAAAACGCCTACGCCCACCTTGACAAAATAGTAGAGAGGCTGCTCAATTCTGGCGCGGTGAGCTACGAAGACGAATTCCCCTGGAAGGTGACCATCATACAAGACCCAGCCACCCAAAATGCTTTCGCCACGCCCGGCGGCCACATTTATGTGTTCACTGGCCTGATTAATTATCTTGACACCGAAGACCAGTTGGCCGGAGTATTGGGCCATGAAATTGCCCACGCCGACAAGCGCCACTCCATCAAACAATTGCAGAAGCAGCACGGCATGGCCTTCATCATGAACCTGTTTCTGGGTGAGAATGCGGGGCAGCTGGAGACCATTGTGGCGCAATTGGCCGGCCAGATGGCGGGCCTAAAATTCAGCCGAGACTATGAAAGGGAATCAGATAATTTTTCAGTGGAGTATTTGGCGGGCACCAACTATTACGCCTGTGACGGCGCCGCGGGCTTCTTCCAGAAAATGCAGACGCTGGAGCAAAAAGGCACGCCGCCCGAATTCATCAGTACCCACCCTTCCCCGGGCAACCGCGTGCAGGACATTCAAGCCAAAGCCCAGACCCAGGGCTGCCAACGCGAGGCAGCCGCCAATACTGGGTACCAGCAATTTAAACGCAACTTAGGTCTTTAA
- a CDS encoding App1 family protein, producing the protein MENNWKTTFGNLLEKADDTLDLYMQRFRNRLGLYHPLHILPYRSYGTVNRLYLKGRVLADKGITSAADNDNLLKNLLNMYRRFESDEVRDARLQVNFQDEQYVVTTDREGYFVLNLAPKTPLELEDIWHELDIELLEADISSFVPGIKAKAHVLVPPPDAEYGIISDIDDTIVLTSATDLIRMSQNTFMNNARTRLPFAGVSAFYRSLQLGRNGKRNNPFFYVSSSPWNLYDLLHDFLDIHDIPAGPLLLRDFGLMQNKFFGSDHMSHKFKEIQNIFLTYPHLNFVLIGDSGQEDAPIYREVIKQFPGRVICTYIRDVELPERAEIVTKITEELKGTVDMILVKDTEQAARHAAEMGLIYQEEVQKVEEQKAIDTSDDVGTATHQAPEPISKDTRKVG; encoded by the coding sequence ATGGAAAATAACTGGAAAACCACCTTCGGCAATTTGCTGGAAAAAGCAGATGACACCCTGGACCTGTATATGCAACGGTTCAGGAACCGGCTGGGCTTGTACCATCCCTTGCACATTCTGCCTTACCGCAGCTACGGCACCGTGAATCGCCTGTACCTCAAAGGCCGCGTGCTGGCAGACAAAGGCATTACCTCTGCCGCTGACAATGACAACCTGCTCAAGAACCTGTTGAACATGTACCGCCGGTTTGAGAGCGATGAAGTGCGAGACGCCCGGTTGCAGGTGAATTTCCAGGATGAACAGTATGTAGTCACCACAGACCGAGAAGGCTATTTTGTGCTGAACCTGGCCCCAAAAACCCCTCTGGAACTGGAAGACATCTGGCATGAACTTGATATTGAACTGCTGGAAGCTGACATTTCTTCTTTTGTGCCGGGTATTAAAGCCAAAGCCCACGTGCTGGTTCCTCCACCAGACGCAGAATACGGCATCATTTCTGACATTGATGACACCATTGTGCTCACCTCGGCCACAGATTTGATCAGGATGTCACAGAACACGTTCATGAACAACGCGCGCACGCGGCTGCCGTTTGCGGGCGTGTCGGCTTTTTACCGGTCGTTGCAATTGGGTAGGAACGGAAAGCGCAATAACCCTTTTTTCTACGTGAGCAGCAGCCCCTGGAACCTCTATGACCTGCTGCATGACTTCCTGGACATCCATGATATTCCGGCCGGACCGCTTTTGCTGCGTGATTTTGGGTTGATGCAAAACAAATTCTTCGGTTCTGACCACATGAGCCACAAGTTCAAGGAGATTCAGAACATTTTTCTCACCTACCCGCACCTCAACTTTGTTTTGATTGGTGACAGTGGCCAGGAAGACGCGCCCATTTACCGCGAGGTGATCAAGCAGTTTCCGGGCCGGGTAATCTGCACCTACATCAGAGACGTGGAATTGCCTGAGCGCGCCGAGATTGTCACCAAAATAACCGAGGAACTCAAAGGCACCGTGGACATGATTCTGGTGAAAGATACCGAGCAGGCCGCCCGGCACGCGGCAGAAATGGGCCTCATTTACCAGGAAGAAGTGCAGAAAGTAGAAGAGCAGAAAGCCATTGACACCAGTGATGACGTGGGCACGGCCACGCACCAGGCACCGGAGCCCATCAGCAAAGACACAAGGAAAGTGGGGTAG